The Primulina eburnea isolate SZY01 chromosome 8, ASM2296580v1, whole genome shotgun sequence genome contains a region encoding:
- the LOC140839371 gene encoding monofunctional riboflavin biosynthesis protein RIBA 3, chloroplastic isoform X2, with product MDCLVFQHTLLVPRIFAHFSAVSRCRNRAWNLGCWAVGLSGNKWDKNSSSSFNEGSLNGSLFNSFTDESSPAVSFEAVDAEITQETIDFFVSDAEGDPDRPSPGYSSIEQALSSLRQQKFVVVVDDESGNVEGNLVMAASYANLTAVAFLIKHGSGIVSVGMTGEDLKRLELPLMSPETEDDSSAPSFTITVDAKVGTSTGVSASDRARTVLALSSPKSRPGDFRRPGHIFPLKYRNGGVLRRVGHTEASVDLVTQAGLPPVSVLTAIVDKQDGSMASMSSLRKLASDHSIPIVSITDLIRRKREKLVERTAISRLPTKWGSFQAVCYRSKLDGMEHIAIVKGEIGNGQDVLVRVHSECLTGDIFGSMRCDCGNQLDLAMQLIEQAGRGVVVYLRGHEGRGIGLGHKLQAYNLQDLGHDTVEANLELGFVADAREYGIGAQILRDIGVHTMRLMTNNPAKFTGLKGYGLAIVGRIPVLTPITEDNKRYLETKRIKMGHVYGSDLHGQSTETIIQKIDKQDDI from the exons ATGGATTGCCTTGTTTTTCAGCACACTTTGTTGGTTCCTCGTATTTTTGCTCATTTTTCTGCAGTTTCCCGTTGTAGAAACAGGGCCTGGAATCTGGGTTGCTGGGCTGTTGGGTTGTCAGGGAATAAATGGGATAAGAATTCATCGTCATCATTCAATGAAGGAAGCTTAAACGGATCACTGTTTAATTCTTTTACTGACGAGTCTTCCCCGGCTGTCTCCTTTGAAGCAGTTGATGCAGAGATAACTCAAGAAACTATTGATTTCTTTGTTAGTGATGCTGAAGGTGATCCTGATCGTCCTTCTCCGGGCTACTCTTCAATCGAACAAGCTCTTTCTTCTTTGCGTCAACAGAAG TTTGTGGTTGTTGTAGATGATGAAAGTGGGAATGTCGAAGGGAACCTTGTCATGGCAGCGTCCTACGCGAATCTAACGGCTGTCGCATTCTTGATCAAGCATGGATCAGGTATAGTTTCCGTAGGCATGACAGGAGAAGACCTCAAAAGGCTAGAGCTCCCTCTAATGTCACCTGAAACAGAAGACGATTCTTCGGCTCCTTCCTTCACAATCACAGTG GATGCTAAAGTTGGAACATCAACTGGTGTCTCAGCTTCGGATAGGGCTAGAACAGTCCTTGCTCTCTCATCTCCCAAATCTAGACCAGGAGATTTCCGAAGACCGGGACATATATTCCCCCTCAAGTATAGAAACGGTGGTGTTTTACGTCGGGTTGGTCACACTGAGGCTTCAGTGGATTTGGTCACACAAGCTGGTTTGCCTCCAGTTTCAGTTCTCACGGCTATAGTTGACAAACAAGATGGTTCTATGGCCTCCATGTCTAGTTTAAGAAAGTTGGCATCAGATCACAGTATTCCAATCGTTTCTATCACTGATCTTATTAG AAGAAAGAGAGAAAAGCTTGTGGAAAGAACAGCCATTTCGCGTTTACCGACTAAATGGGGTTCGTTTCAGGCCGTTTGCTATCGTTCAAAACTTGATGGAATGGAGCACATAGCCATTGTGAAG GGAGAAATTGGAAATGGACAAGATGTTCTAGTAAGGGTTCACTCAGAATGTCTGACAGGAGATATATTCGGTTCTATGAGATGCGACTGTGGAAACCAGTTAGATCTAGCAATGCAGTTAATTGAACAAGCTGGCAGAGGTGTTGTAGTGTATCTCCGAGGTCATGAAGGGCGTGGCATCGGGCTCGGCCACAAACTTCAGGCATATAACTTACAGGATCTTGGACACGACACCGTTGAAGCCAATCTTGAGCTCGGTTTCGTTGCTGATGCACGTGAATATGGGATTGGAGCCCAG ATACTACGAGATATCGGAGTTCACACAATGCGGTTGATGACAAACAATCCAGCCAAGTTCACTGGTCTGAAAGGCTACGGTTTGGCAATTGTGGGACGAATTCCCGTTCTGACTCCTATCACAGAGGACAACAAGCGTTATCTGGAAACCAAAAGAATAAAAATGGGTCATGTATATGGATCAGATTTACATGGACAATCGACTGAAACCATCATACAGAAGATAGATAAACAAGACGATATTTGA
- the LOC140839371 gene encoding monofunctional riboflavin biosynthesis protein RIBA 3, chloroplastic isoform X1 produces MDCLVFQHTLLVPRIFAHFSAVSRCRNRAWNLGCWAVGLSGNKWDKNSSSSFNEGSLNGSLFNSFTDESSPAVSFEAVDAEITQETIDFFVSDAEGDPDRPSPGYSSIEQALSSLRQQKFVVVVDDESGNVEGNLVMAASYANLTAVAFLIKHGSGIVSVGMTGEDLKRLELPLMSPETEDDSSAPSFTITVDAKVGTSTGVSASDRARTVLALSSPKSRPGDFRRPGHIFPLKYRNGGVLRRVGHTEASVDLVTQAGLPPVSVLTAIVDKQDGSMASMSSLRKLASDHSIPIVSITDLIRYRRKREKLVERTAISRLPTKWGSFQAVCYRSKLDGMEHIAIVKGEIGNGQDVLVRVHSECLTGDIFGSMRCDCGNQLDLAMQLIEQAGRGVVVYLRGHEGRGIGLGHKLQAYNLQDLGHDTVEANLELGFVADAREYGIGAQILRDIGVHTMRLMTNNPAKFTGLKGYGLAIVGRIPVLTPITEDNKRYLETKRIKMGHVYGSDLHGQSTETIIQKIDKQDDI; encoded by the exons ATGGATTGCCTTGTTTTTCAGCACACTTTGTTGGTTCCTCGTATTTTTGCTCATTTTTCTGCAGTTTCCCGTTGTAGAAACAGGGCCTGGAATCTGGGTTGCTGGGCTGTTGGGTTGTCAGGGAATAAATGGGATAAGAATTCATCGTCATCATTCAATGAAGGAAGCTTAAACGGATCACTGTTTAATTCTTTTACTGACGAGTCTTCCCCGGCTGTCTCCTTTGAAGCAGTTGATGCAGAGATAACTCAAGAAACTATTGATTTCTTTGTTAGTGATGCTGAAGGTGATCCTGATCGTCCTTCTCCGGGCTACTCTTCAATCGAACAAGCTCTTTCTTCTTTGCGTCAACAGAAG TTTGTGGTTGTTGTAGATGATGAAAGTGGGAATGTCGAAGGGAACCTTGTCATGGCAGCGTCCTACGCGAATCTAACGGCTGTCGCATTCTTGATCAAGCATGGATCAGGTATAGTTTCCGTAGGCATGACAGGAGAAGACCTCAAAAGGCTAGAGCTCCCTCTAATGTCACCTGAAACAGAAGACGATTCTTCGGCTCCTTCCTTCACAATCACAGTG GATGCTAAAGTTGGAACATCAACTGGTGTCTCAGCTTCGGATAGGGCTAGAACAGTCCTTGCTCTCTCATCTCCCAAATCTAGACCAGGAGATTTCCGAAGACCGGGACATATATTCCCCCTCAAGTATAGAAACGGTGGTGTTTTACGTCGGGTTGGTCACACTGAGGCTTCAGTGGATTTGGTCACACAAGCTGGTTTGCCTCCAGTTTCAGTTCTCACGGCTATAGTTGACAAACAAGATGGTTCTATGGCCTCCATGTCTAGTTTAAGAAAGTTGGCATCAGATCACAGTATTCCAATCGTTTCTATCACTGATCTTATTAG GTACAGAAGAAAGAGAGAAAAGCTTGTGGAAAGAACAGCCATTTCGCGTTTACCGACTAAATGGGGTTCGTTTCAGGCCGTTTGCTATCGTTCAAAACTTGATGGAATGGAGCACATAGCCATTGTGAAG GGAGAAATTGGAAATGGACAAGATGTTCTAGTAAGGGTTCACTCAGAATGTCTGACAGGAGATATATTCGGTTCTATGAGATGCGACTGTGGAAACCAGTTAGATCTAGCAATGCAGTTAATTGAACAAGCTGGCAGAGGTGTTGTAGTGTATCTCCGAGGTCATGAAGGGCGTGGCATCGGGCTCGGCCACAAACTTCAGGCATATAACTTACAGGATCTTGGACACGACACCGTTGAAGCCAATCTTGAGCTCGGTTTCGTTGCTGATGCACGTGAATATGGGATTGGAGCCCAG ATACTACGAGATATCGGAGTTCACACAATGCGGTTGATGACAAACAATCCAGCCAAGTTCACTGGTCTGAAAGGCTACGGTTTGGCAATTGTGGGACGAATTCCCGTTCTGACTCCTATCACAGAGGACAACAAGCGTTATCTGGAAACCAAAAGAATAAAAATGGGTCATGTATATGGATCAGATTTACATGGACAATCGACTGAAACCATCATACAGAAGATAGATAAACAAGACGATATTTGA